The following proteins are co-located in the Thermus thermophilus HB8 genome:
- a CDS encoding DUF1931 family protein, translated as MLMKVAEFERLFRQAAGLDVDKNDLKRVSDFLRNKLYDLLAVAERNAKYNGRDLIFEPDLPIAKGLQETLQEFRRMDTALELKPVLDALAALPPLDLEVAEDVRNLLPELAGALVVAYARVLKELDPALKNPQTEHHERAERVFNLLL; from the coding sequence ATGTTGATGAAGGTGGCCGAGTTTGAAAGGCTCTTCCGCCAGGCCGCGGGCCTGGACGTGGACAAGAACGACCTCAAGCGGGTTTCCGACTTCCTGCGCAACAAGCTCTACGACCTCCTGGCGGTGGCGGAGCGGAACGCCAAGTACAACGGGCGCGACCTCATCTTTGAGCCCGACCTGCCCATCGCCAAGGGGCTTCAGGAGACGTTGCAGGAGTTCCGCCGCATGGACACCGCCCTGGAGCTCAAGCCCGTGCTGGACGCCTTGGCGGCCTTGCCGCCTTTGGACCTCGAGGTCGCCGAGGACGTACGGAACCTCCTTCCCGAGCTCGCCGGGGCCCTGGTGGTGGCCTACGCCCGGGTGCTCAAGGAGCTGGACCCCGCCCTCAAGAACCCCCAGACGGAGCACCATGAACGGGCGGAACGGGTCTTTAACCTCCTCCTCTAG
- a CDS encoding Hsp20/alpha crystallin family protein, producing the protein MLEKLWPFGRSRVRKAVEEALEKAFQDVGEVLEPLSELSEHEDHYLLRVEVPGLGPENLEVRLEGDQLVIEGEKREEKRAKHLAEIVYGRIYRAYLLPKDAKKEGIEARLAKGVLEVRIPREKRPEEPPVRIPIQES; encoded by the coding sequence ATGTTGGAGAAGCTTTGGCCTTTTGGCCGCTCCCGCGTGCGCAAGGCGGTGGAGGAAGCCCTGGAGAAGGCTTTCCAGGACGTAGGCGAGGTTTTGGAACCCCTTTCCGAGCTTTCCGAGCACGAGGACCACTACCTCCTTAGGGTGGAGGTGCCGGGGCTTGGCCCGGAGAACCTGGAGGTGCGCCTCGAGGGGGACCAGCTGGTCATTGAGGGGGAGAAGCGGGAGGAGAAGCGCGCCAAGCACCTCGCCGAGATCGTCTACGGCCGGATCTACCGGGCCTACCTCCTCCCCAAGGACGCCAAGAAGGAGGGGATTGAGGCGAGGCTCGCCAAGGGGGTGCTGGAGGTGCGGATCCCCCGGGAGAAGCGGCCCGAGGAACCTCCCGTGCGGATACCCATTCAGGAAAGCTAA
- the trxA gene encoding thioredoxin, which translates to MVVTCPKCGAKNRLGTPPPGQVPVCGACKTPLPWVVEADEKGFAQEVAGAPLTLVDFFAPWCGPCRLVSPILEELARDHAGRLKVVKVNVDEHPGLAARYGVRSVPTLVLFRRGAPVATWVGASPRRVLEERLRPYLEGR; encoded by the coding sequence ATGGTGGTGACCTGCCCCAAATGCGGGGCCAAAAACCGCCTGGGCACCCCTCCGCCCGGGCAGGTGCCGGTGTGCGGGGCCTGCAAAACCCCCTTGCCCTGGGTGGTGGAAGCGGACGAAAAGGGCTTCGCCCAGGAGGTGGCGGGGGCTCCTTTGACCCTGGTGGACTTCTTCGCCCCCTGGTGCGGCCCCTGCCGCCTGGTGAGCCCCATCTTGGAGGAGCTCGCCCGAGACCACGCCGGCAGGCTCAAGGTGGTGAAGGTGAATGTGGACGAGCACCCGGGCCTGGCCGCCCGGTACGGGGTGCGGAGCGTGCCCACCCTGGTCCTCTTCCGCCGGGGTGCGCCCGTGGCCACCTGGGTGGGCGCGAGCCCCAGGCGGGTTCTGGAGGAAAGGCTCAGGCCCTACCTAGAAGGGAGGTGA
- a CDS encoding ferritin-like domain-containing protein yields the protein MDKETLIQGLNQDLAHEYQAIIQYVTYAATVSGIHRGELKEFFLAEIQDELRHAQFLADKIAALGGKPTTQPAPVPEAATPRAMLEAVLQAEKETIARYVERMKQAEAYGDYGLANDLQEIISEETRHKEETEKLLKGTWQE from the coding sequence ATGGACAAGGAAACCCTCATCCAAGGCCTCAACCAGGATCTGGCCCACGAGTACCAGGCCATCATCCAGTACGTGACCTACGCCGCCACGGTCTCGGGCATTCATAGGGGCGAGCTCAAGGAGTTCTTCCTGGCGGAGATCCAGGACGAGCTCCGCCACGCCCAGTTCCTGGCGGACAAGATCGCCGCCCTGGGCGGGAAGCCCACCACGCAGCCCGCCCCCGTGCCCGAGGCCGCCACGCCCCGGGCCATGCTGGAGGCGGTGCTCCAGGCGGAGAAGGAGACCATCGCCCGCTACGTGGAAAGGATGAAGCAGGCCGAGGCCTATGGGGACTACGGCCTCGCCAACGACCTCCAGGAGATCATCTCCGAGGAAACCCGGCACAAGGAGGAGACGGAGAAGCTTTTGAAGGGGACCTGGCAGGAATAA